AAACTACTGTTTACTGATTACTGTTTACTGATTTCTTGTTTTCTTCTCGCGCTTTACACCAAGCAATCGCTCGTCGCCGCGCCGGTCGCCGCGTTCCTCGCACTCTTTCTGCGCGATAAACGCGCAGCAATCGCGTTCGCAATTGCGCTCGGCGCGAGCGGAATCGCGATTTATCTCGCGATGGATGTCGCGACGCGCGGCGGGTTCACTGCCGGCTTGATTGACTCGAACGCGACGGTGTTCTTGCCGGAGCAACTTGGTGAATTACTGAAAAACTTTGCGTTCAAGTTTCCGGTTTTGATTTTGCTCGCGGCGTGGAGTTGGATCGCGCGGGTTCGCGCGCGGCAGTGGGGCGTCCTCGAATGGTACGCGCTCGTCGCGTTTGGCGCGCTCGCGCTATCGGGGCGCGTGGGCGCGTGGGAAAATTATTTTTTTGAGGCGATTGTGATTGCGTGTGTCTTCGGAGGGCTGCTTATGGCGGATAGCGGATTGAACCATCTGCCATCCGCCATCCGCCATTTGCCATTCGCCATTCGCTATCCGCTATTCGCCATTCTGCTCTTGATTCAACTCGCGCTGTTCTGGCACGACCCGCGCATCGCTGCCGATTTGATCGCGCGCGATTTGCCGGCGAATCGTGAACTTGCGACGTTGCTCGCGCGAACGAACGGTACGATCATTTCCGAAGACATGGGCGCACTCGCGACGAGTGGCAAGCCAGTCGCGTACTATACGTTTCAGTACAGTTCGCTCGCGCGCGCGGGCAAATGGAATCAGCACTTTGAGTTGGATGGATTACGCGCAGGCGCGTTCCCGTTCGTGATTCTCGAAAACGGCACGCGCGAAGATGTGGATTACTTTCGCCGGTTCACGCGCGAATTTGTCTCCGCGCTCGACCGGTACTATGGGCTGACGCAAACGATTGGCAAGTATCGCATCTACACGCCCGCGCCGCCATTGCGTTTGCAATCGGAGAATTTCGGCGACGCGATTTCTCTGGTCGGGTGGAGCGCGCAACCGGAAATGTTGCAACCCGGAAATTTCAAACTAACTCTGGTCTGGCAAGCGCAACATTCGATTCCACAACAATTGACCGCGTTCGCGCACCTCGAACGCGCGGATGGAAACAAGGTTACCCAAGACGACCACGCGCCGATGAACGGCGTTTATCCGACGACGCGCTGGTCGGCGAACGAAATGGTGCGCGATACGTTCGCGTTGAATGTGCCGAACGATCTGCCGCCGGGCAAGTACGTTTTGCGAATCGGCTGGTACGATACCGATACCGGGGATCGGCTTGCGGTACCCGGCAGTGCGGACGACGCGTTCGAGTTGACGACGTTCGAGGTCAAGTAAACAGAAAAAACCAGGTTTCTCCGAGGAACCTGGTTTTTGCGTACAAAAATTGCGGGCTGGATCGCTCCAGCCCGCCGACGATGTGGGGGCGTTGTGAGTTTGATGTTGGGATATTGCGCGTGTGATGCTTGCGAATCTACAAACTATTTGGTGCAGTCTGCCGCGCCAGCCGGCAATGCGCCGGTCACGTCTTTGTAGGAGAGTTGGAGCAGCGCGCAGGTACGCTTAAAGTTGTGCATCGCCGATGCCTTGCCTTCGTTGCCGAGACCGCCATCGGCAGTCCACATCGCGCCATAGACGGTGCGGAAGTTGAACCACGCGTTCTTTACTTTCTGATCCGCGTCCGCCGGGAAGGTGGCATACGGGCTGCTCGTACTCTTCTTCACGCCTTTGGCTTCGAGTTGTTTCATGAGCGCATTGAGCAAGCCCTTGGTTTCGGTCTGCACGCCTTCGACTTGACCATTGCCGTCATAGTCACCTTTGGCTTTCATGTCAAAAGATTTGACGTCGCCGTGGCATGACTTGCAGGACGCGCCGTAAGCGGTCTTGCCATCGGGAGTCACTGCGTTGAACGAGTGTCCGCCAACCTTAAAGGCGAGCGTGTCGGTCATCACGGTGATCGTGTCCCACATGTGGCAGTAGACGCACGCGCCTGGAACGTTGCCCTTGGTGTCTTCTGGCTTGCTCCATTTGAACTTGGCAGAGCCAGCGGTCGTGTTGCCGGACGGCACAGGCGCATTGCCAACCAACATGCCGTGTGGCGAATTCGGAACTGTTGCTCCGTACGTCACACCACCCAGGTCGGTCAGCATTTCGGCGGCGGCAGAATAGTGCGGGTAACTTGTGGTCTTGCCGGCGGCGAAATCGTCGCCATTGCGGCGGCTGTTGTGGCAGGTCTCGCAGAGAGCCGAGAGTCCGACATCCTTTGCCTTATCCGCGTACGGAAATTCGAGCGGTTTGCCGACGAGACGGAGTTGGAACGCGTACTTTTCATCGTGCGGATCGTGGCAACCGACGCAAGTGACCGTGCTCTCTTCATTTTCCCATGATGCCGGACTCTTGGGATTGGCGATGAAGGAAGCGAGTGCGATTGCGGAGTGACAACGCACGCAATCTTGGCGCGCGGGACCATTGATTTCTTCGAACGAGGTGCCGGTCGTGTGCTTGGAGTTGGCGAGTTGCCAGCCCTTGGAGTGGTTCGCCGCCGCGCCGTGGCATTGATCGCACACGCCGTTCGCGAACGACGCGTCCATCACCTTAGCCCCATTCTTGACGTGCTCGTTCGCGGGACCGTGGCACACTTCGCAACCGATCACGCCCATGTTCTTGACTTCGGCGGGCGCGGCTTCCCAGTTGCTCGGCGCTTTTTTGGTAAAGACTTCGTCAATCTGTTTCCAGGTTGGGAAAGTCCACTTGGCTTTTTCTTTCGCGTCCCAGTAGCCACCCGCGCCAGCGAACGCGCCGGGATACCAGCCGGTCGCATGGCAACGCGTGCAGGTTTCCGAATAGTGGGTAATGAGACCTGCAGCGCCAGGCGCGACGCCGAGAGGACCATCTACCTTGTTGTCCAATTCGCGGGAGAAGAGCGTCGCGTGATTCGTCTTCGCCCACTCTTCGGTGTACTTGGCGTGGCACTGTTTGCAATTGCCCGCGGTG
This genomic interval from Chloroflexota bacterium contains the following:
- a CDS encoding glycosyltransferase family 39 protein, encoding MKTVARFLWFLVGLGLAMYVAFAVWFAFVGLAYPYQLDYGEGIVLWFAQEIARGHSIYKSLDAFPYASSNYPPVAMALAAALMPILGDGYAGGRLLNVASAVIVAALIFRIVRVETRDARAASLAACFFLGAPYIFHWISLFRVDLIGLAFAFAGVYFAWRFDRKTKLLFTDYCLLISCFLLALYTKQSLVAAPVAAFLALFLRDKRAAIAFAIALGASGIAIYLAMDVATRGGFTAGLIDSNATVFLPEQLGELLKNFAFKFPVLILLAAWSWIARVRARQWGVLEWYALVAFGALALSGRVGAWENYFFEAIVIACVFGGLLMADSGLNHLPSAIRHLPFAIRYPLFAILLLIQLALFWHDPRIAADLIARDLPANRELATLLARTNGTIISEDMGALATSGKPVAYYTFQYSSLARAGKWNQHFELDGLRAGAFPFVILENGTREDVDYFRRFTREFVSALDRYYGLTQTIGKYRIYTPAPPLRLQSENFGDAISLVGWSAQPEMLQPGNFKLTLVWQAQHSIPQQLTAFAHLERADGNKVTQDDHAPMNGVYPTTRWSANEMVRDTFALNVPNDLPPGKYVLRIGWYDTDTGDRLAVPGSADDAFELTTFEVK